TAACGCGAACTACCTTCTTGCCAAGATTGGACAAGGGTTCATCCTTCTTGGCCCTCATCTTGGCGTACATGTCCTTATTAAACTTGGTCgtcatctctaaaaaaaaaaaaaaaaaaaaaaaaaaaaacactaagaaACCCAAAAGTATGCAGGTAAAGGACAGTACTGACGAAGCAAGCacttactcttcttctcctcgatGGTAATACTGCGCAGAACGTAAGGAGATGGATCCGGGCCTAAACAATAGAAAGAGAGTGTTTGCGGATCAAGAAGATCGTCCCAGCTCTCAATCGTCTTCGCGTATTCAGTCGCCTTCTGGACACGACTCCGGTATTTGCTCTTCAACTTTGGGCGTTTCTTAACTgcaaaagaaaatgagcaagtGGTTAGTGACGACCAAACATGCAAGACAAAAATAAACAGACAAGAAGAAACATGGACGCACCTAAGtttggggttccccaccgacgaagcaaccttgggatatcaccccaagccTTGCTAGAAGGGGTCTCAAAGTCATCCCCGGACACGAAAATGAAACGTGACTTCCAGTACCTGAATGACGAGGCTAAACTTTTAATGATTCTAGTCCCTCTCGTCCAAGGAACTAGTTCATAATACCCATACTCCTTTGATTCCTTCAAACGGTAGATATGGACGAGCTCACTTACTTTGATCATGTCCTCATTGGCCGCTAGCTAGATTTCCATACAATTAATAACTATCCTCCAGGAGTTAGGCATAAGCTGCCCGGGGGCAATGCCAAAGTAATCCAGGAGCTCCATCACAAAAGGATGGACGGGTAACCTAAGTCCTGAGGTGAAAGCAGCCTCGTAGAAACACACTTCACCAGGAAAGAAATGACAAGCCCGATCATCAGGACCAGGCTGACGAACGCGAACCCGTGCAGGGAATTGAAACCTATCCTTAAACCTGGCCACTGAATCAGCGTCCAGCCCACACTCTTCGCTGAGAGcgtaaaaagccctaacctgACAAGGGGAAGAAACGGCTGTATCACCCTCAACCGGGCCGCCGCTAGACGACAACCCAGTGTCTAACTCACTGGATCTCACCTCAGACATCCTCTtcgtctctctctcaaaccaagCCAATAACCGACCCAAAATTGGAGATAGCTCCCCTAAAACCACACTCAAACCACTACCTTCAAAGAGATAATCcccaatcaaaggaaaaaagtccCCAGAAACACCCAAAGCCACCCCTATGCGagcaaaaaagaaggaaactGAGGGGCAAGCTACCCAAACCTCAGAGGAATCAACCATGAAAAGGGATACCCAATCCTAAACgcccaaacacaaaaacaacaaaaataaaagacaaaggaaaaatCAGGAATTTATAAAGAAGTTCATGGAGGAAAAAATCTAAGAAATTGAAGGAATAGCGTACCTTGAAAGGAGGAACAGTCGAGGCCGGAGAATTTTGTCACCGGAGCAAGGTCGAAGTCACCGGAATGAGAACGGAATGATGGCAGAAACGAAACAAAAGGGACAAATGCTCGGAGTAGGAAGGGAAAGAAAAACCAGAGCGAAAGAAAGGAAAagttttttaaacccaaaaacccaaggaaactgaaaagcagcgggaaacccaagggtcatgcCATTAATACCCTCAATCAGCATATGACACGTGGCCACGTTCCATACCGCGCCGCCATCCCTCATTAATTTCGAAATGAAACCCCAAGCATCACAAACAACTCAATGAAAGGAACTTTTCACCTTCTGTGGCCCTCGTGACACGTCACTGACGACCACAGAACCTGGGGGGCAATTGATGGGATTGACGAGAACACGTTACCTTGACGAGGTCAACGTAATGACGAGGTTACCCCCTGATGACGAACAAGCCATCAACGACGGGGAAAGGGAGGTCATTCAATGGCGCTAGCAAGTAACCTGGGCAATTACGAAACCAGCAAAGCAAACCGTTGGAGACTAATAAAAGCCCCATAATTGGGCTTGAGGCGTTATGAAGGAAGGGCATTTACACTCCAATGGCTAGCAGTCAGGCTCACAGATATAAAGCTCTCACATTTGCAGCATAAGGTACGAGACTAAGATTCTGAAAATATATTTCTTACTTTCTAGTTCTGCAAATAGCTTGattgttctaactttggcatcggagacattgtggcaggcaccacaccggtgaccacctTTCTTGAAGAGAGCCAGGTGCTAACAGGGAGTTCCATCTGCCCACTGTAACTGACGAGTTTGCACCTCATCACTATGTATGGTTAAACCTTTTGGTACCATATTGATGCAtgctttctttagttttttgcCTTTCctattttgtgtttgtaacatgtgggggattgttggtgtgggtgtgtgttccaaacacttttattcttatttattttctagccATTGGaaatttataagtaaaataGTCGTTGGgtaattatgagaaaaatagtCGTTGgtcaattataagaaaaatagcCGTTAGtcaattatgagaaaaatagcCGTTAGACaattattgataatatagcCGTTGGACTTTTAATGGTTATTAATAACCAATAACTATAGACTATTATCTTTATAAGTAGCCTATATAATACTCATCATAACATCTTTTCTAGGGGGTTGTTTGACCAAGAGAACCAATCACATCGAGTTTTACTCTGGGTGGCACGAATCAACTTTTAAGGACAACGCTTTTGCAGCGTGATTTTATAGCATTGTGAGATTGTTCtaaactctttattttattttattttatgttcttaCTAATTATTTGAGATATTATTTATgtatcaaaacttgtttattcaataaaatatttccaacaaaattttgttcaaaCTACATgtggataagttgtaatttgccccaTGAAATATTAACTATGTTATTGGCATGTTAGTTGCATTTCATGCGAATTTGGTCACATTGCTatgaagattttttattttttatttattttttttaaatatgcatagaatattaaatataaaataaattttttagaaacttgtaaattttaaatattgtcATTTCTATTGAATACCTAAATTCAATCTCAAACAAATTCTTTTCAAACCTCACTCAAATAATCAAATTCATGGTCGGCAAAAATAGGGCCTAGTCTAGGACCGACTCAACACATTTTGGGGCTAGACGCCAatgtaaaatgtattattagttaatattttataatcGATATATGAATTAGAgaaaagaatcaattttttttatatataattattaaattaattgaaCTATTTTCATATGATttataaaacatattaaaaaacttttaattctaAAAGTATTGATACGATCAATATTAGAATAAATACCATATTTTAGATGGTCACTGTCTCTCTTGGCAATATTGGACTTTAGTTATTGAATAGTGGATTTCAGTATTAAATTTGTCtcaaaaactattaattttgattgaaagagaaaggaaaagtatttttttttttttttttaagattgaatttttttacactCTTAAACTACCACAAATATAGTAAAACCTAttaataaaagagaaatgatatatctacaacatttttacaacaaatcttaagtgacaggttgttactagttgttatttttggggcaaaaaagtaattttagtgttagtttcaaatttgaaccaataataactaaccacttgtgatttgttgtaaaaatgttgtagacgtagcatctctcttaataaaatttcaaatatttgaaaagaaaactaatttttatttattaaaacttTTGGCCTTAGTTAAGATTTTTACAATTTGAACCAATGccaacttttatttattaatttgttctAAGAGAAGAACCATTGACAACTTAATACATGTCTGCTAGCTGCATTTCATATTAAGAAAtcatattttgtataataaCAGTTGTGCTATATACAACTTTTATGGTATTGAATATTGAGCtattaagaataaaattattcatacaATGAATGTAACTAAAATGAGAATATTCAAATGATAAGTGAAACTACAAGAAAGGATACAATTTGAGATTAGAAAAATTGTTGGAACATAATGGTAGCTCCtattaatgaaaaagttaaGAGAGACTTACTTGAGATAGTTTGATCATGTGCAAAGCGACAGAGCTACTAAGGGATAGGGGTCATGGCTCCCTCAAagcctatatatatacacatatatagtGGCTCCTTCAACTGTATGTGTgcaattgtaataaaataagattaaaacaATCTATTTCTCTAATGACTTAACTAACCAATCGAATATATACACATTTGTTTTTTAGGTTATGTTTAAGAGATTAAGCAAGATAGATCTTCTTTTATCATAAATTTGCTTTTGATTAAAAGATagataaaaattgtaatatttttcttaatctaAGGATGTATTTATTAAGTTTGATtgacacttttttcttttttttcatttattagtttataaaataCTTAATTTGCATGTTGAAAAATCCGAAGCTATTCAAGAGCCCGATTATTCCTCTGAGAATGTGTAGTTACCCTATCTCATACATATTAGGTAATTACAATGAGGAATCACCTTTTGACTAATCCCAAGATGCTAGTTAGTAATCTTGAATTCAAGACCTCATTGATCTTATGAGTTATGAGGCCCTAAAAACCATTATGCTTAAATCTTGTGATTTTTTGACATTACCATATAAAACATAATATtagtatataaataatttaattgatCATTACATTTTAATCCCCCTCCCCAATAAAAGATATATTCTTAGCTATGCGCTATTGTGCAAAGTAGAGTGAATAAAATACcaattagaaaaaaatgaatCTATTTAAGCcgaggaaataaaaaaagagatagatgaataccaaaaatattaaataatacaaatagAATTTGTTAAGATAAAAAACTTCAATTAAGGGTATGATTTTTAAACATGAtaaaatgtttgaaaaaaaaaaaaaaaaaaactaaaccgCTCAACTGTGATTAGTATCGAAAGATCTGAAACCAACTccaaaaatctataaaaatatatgacttTTGACAtattactagtttttttttttgggttgttgttgGAGAAAGTGACATATTACTATTTACTAGTTCATCTCATCACGATCTTTAACATACCTTGAAGTGAGCTCCCGTGAGGTTTTACAAAAAGCAAAATGAAATTTCTCAATTCTATGGTATagtctcttaaaaaaaaaaagggtataatAATATGATCTATATTGTTataaaaatctcataaaaaaaatgttataaaaaacaaagtttgagttttaataatgtaattggAGACGGTGAAtctacatttaaaaaaaaaaaaaaaaaaaaaaaagtgtaaaaagagaagtatgtaaaataaaaaggggACTTATCTGAAGAGAGCGATGAAAAATAGATAGAGATGAATTGGGTTCTGGGTATGAGGAGAAACCCTAATCTATAAAGCTCAAATAAAGCCTTAGCGAAATCGAATGCTCTCTCTGATCTGACTTacctcttctctttctctctctctatctctagcCCACCGTGCCCTCCGTCGCAAACTCGAAGTCCAACCCCACTGTTAAGTCTCTGTTCTCGTAAGTGCTCTCTCTTTGCATAATATTTCTAGATATTGATATATGAGCCTCGTtctgaaatttattttcttttgatcatTGGAACACAACTCTTGAGTAAAATAGTGAATTTCAGTTCAATTAGACTGTGAAaaatgctttctttctttctatgtGGGCTTATTTATGATGAATCTGCAAGAATACTGATTCATTGTAGTGTAGTGGGAgtttgaattttaatatttggaaATTATTCATTATCATGGGCATGTAAATACTTTGAGTTTGAGGTATCTTTGCTACAATAAGATGAGTTTTTGTGTAAGAAAGTTACTGTGGCGACCCCAACAGCCTTGTTTTGCTCAATTGACAACCTCTAGTGTTTACAACGGGAGTTGTAATGTTGCTGAGGCAACAGCATTTTGCTAGGTCCTATTACTGCTTATTCAAATTTCCGATAGAGAGATTAGGCAATTGGGCATTTCCCCATTGGTTCCAAATCCCCACTGGTTTTGCTTCTTAAACCTCCCAAAGTAGCTTGCTTTGATTCTAACAGCAATAGAGACAATGACCCATGGGCGTTGGCCACGTTTGGTTTTGAAGCATTTTTGTTAGTTGGGTATGCAAAATTTTATGGTGTCTTATGTAAATGCTGTGTTGAGTTTGTatcttttgaattgttttaGATGGGTCAATATGCTTTATGTTGAGCTATCTATGATGAATGAGACAAGGGTAATGCTATTGATAATACTAAGGTTGGTTCTATGGGGATTTGCTTTTGGCTTTTTGTAATGTTATTATGTTGAAACcttgttttctattttaactAGAGATTGGTTTGGTTCTATGTGGTTGTCCAATTAGTTTATATGTCTACATAAGCTAGGGTTATGGACGAGATATATCAGTTTAGTTATTTCTGAATTGTTTAATAAAACTCTCCACTTGCATTAGTCAAGTTAATATTTCCAGTTATTAATTTGTCCCATTTATGTTGATAGTATGTCATAGAGGATGGCATATCGTTTTTTCATGGTTCCATGTCTGAATACTTTGTTGAGCTAATAATTAGATCTAAGTTGTAGCCCCTTTGCATATACATCcattccttttctctcctacacttttttttttcttcttcttctttccctcCTCTTGGGGTTTCAAATCTTTATCCTGGCCCTCTATAAACTGGCAAGACCAATGACTGTAGACAACGTATTGAGCTCCAATTGTTATGAAACAGAAAGTTTTGTTAGAAATTGTTACCTTCACGTGTATGGCTGATGAGGAAACACTGCAGCAgtaaaatttcttgaaattgttgttattactattattatctCTAAAATTGCAGTGAGCCTGAGTTCTGTAGTTGTAGTTATCTTTCTAGAAgtcctattttttttccctaactatattttcttttgtttttttcttcctgTAAAACTATATCAGCTGAAGTACCGTTTTGTGTAGTTTGGGGATTTCAATCTGTTTTGAaaggtttgaactttgaaatttcTCTAACTAGATCATTACTTCAGGTGGTCTTTTTCCAATGGCAAAGGATCAATCAATCTCTCTGAAAGATGGTGTCTACAAATTGCAACTTTCCCTCCTTGAAGGCATTAGTGATGAAAGCCACCTTTTTGCTGCTGGATCTCTGATGACACGCAGTGACTATGAAGATGTTGTGACTGAGCGTTCAATTACAAACCTCTGTGGTTACCCTTTGTGCTGCAATTCTCTGCCCTCTGATCGCCCTAGGAAGGGCCGGTTTCGCATTTCCTTGAAGGAACACAAGGTTTATGATCTGCAGGAGACATACATGTATTGCTCTTCAAGTTGTGCTGTTAACAGCCAAGCTTTTGCTAAGAGCTTGCAAGATGAGAGATGCTCAGTTGTAAATTCAGAAAAACTTAATGAGGTTCTGAGATTGTTTGGGAATACGAGTTTGGATTCTGAGGGGAATTTAGGAAAGAATGGAGATTTAGGATTGTCTGGCTTGAAgattcaggaaaaaaaagaaatcaaggcAGGGGAAGTGTCTCTGGAGCAGTGGATTGGTCCATCAAATTCAATTGAAGGTTATGTTCCACAGAGAGACCATAGTTCCAATCCTTCACCTTCCAAAAATCGCAAAGAAGGTATGAACTTTAAATTTTTAGCTTGGAGTGTGGATAGTGTCTCTCTTTGATTTGTTATATCAGATCCGTTGCAGATATGCAACCATTAAGTTGTATCTTTTGAGACTTATGCTTAGGTTCCTGAGAAAAGTGGAGGATATAATTTTTGGCATCAAATAAGCTTGGATTGTATGTTGCAGGGTCCAAAGTTAACAATACCATGTCGAGTGGTAAAAAAGACTTCCATATTAGTGAGATGGACTTCATGAGTTCTATAATCACTGAAGATGAATATAGTGTCTCAAAAATGCCATCAGGTTCAACAGAGACTGCTTCCAACACTAAATttaaagaaccaaaagaaaaaatgagttaCATGGATTTAGATGGTCAACTCTCCACATTGGAAAACCCACCTGCTCTCGCAAAGAATGGTTCTGAATGGAAATCAAGCGGATCAATTGGGGAAAagagtaaaataataaaaaaggatgATCCTGGTATACAAGAGGTGCCTTCAGCATCAAATCCCTGCCAAACTAGTTTCAATTCAAGTACTGCAGAAGCAGAAGAGGAAGTCCAAGCTGAGAAAGTGGCCAAATcaagtaaaataataatcaaatcCTCTCTTAAACCTTCAGGTGCTAAGAAGCTTAGTCGCTCTGTTACCTGGGCTGATGAGAAAGTTGATGGCACTGGGAGTGGAAATCTTTGTGAGTTTAGTGATGGGGAAAATAAAGAAAGTCATGAGATGTTAGGCAGTACAGATGTGGGAGATAATGATGATATGCTACGCTTTGCATCGGCTGAAgctgtggcaatggcattgagCGAGGCAGCAGAAGCTGTTGCTTCTGGTGAATTTGATGTCACTGATGCTGGTATATAA
The DNA window shown above is from Quercus lobata isolate SW786 chromosome 7, ValleyOak3.0 Primary Assembly, whole genome shotgun sequence and carries:
- the LOC115952860 gene encoding putative RNA polymerase II subunit B1 CTD phosphatase RPAP2 homolog isoform X1, with translation MAKDQSISLKDGVYKLQLSLLEGISDESHLFAAGSLMTRSDYEDVVTERSITNLCGYPLCCNSLPSDRPRKGRFRISLKEHKVYDLQETYMYCSSSCAVNSQAFAKSLQDERCSVVNSEKLNEVLRLFGNTSLDSEGNLGKNGDLGLSGLKIQEKKEIKAGEVSLEQWIGPSNSIEGYVPQRDHSSNPSPSKNRKEGSKVNNTMSSGKKDFHISEMDFMSSIITEDEYSVSKMPSGSTETASNTKFKEPKEKMSYMDLDGQLSTLENPPALAKNGSEWKSSGSIGEKSKIIKKDDPGIQEVPSASNPCQTSFNSSTAEAEEEVQAEKVAKSSKIIIKSSLKPSGAKKLSRSVTWADEKVDGTGSGNLCEFSDGENKESHEMLGSTDVGDNDDMLRFASAEAVAMALSEAAEAVASGEFDVTDAVSEAGIIILPHSHDADEGELMEDGDLLEPEPAPLKWPTKPGIPQSDFFDLEDSLYDPPPEGFGLSLSPFATMWMALFAWITSSSLAYIYGRDESLHEEYLSVNGREYPCKITLADGRSTEIKQTLAGCLARALPGLSADLRLPTPISTLEQGMGRLLDTMTFVDALPAFRMKQWQVIVLLFIEALSVCRIPALTPHMTNRRMLMQKVLDGAQIALDEYEVMKDLVIPLGRAPHFSSQSGA
- the LOC115952860 gene encoding putative RNA polymerase II subunit B1 CTD phosphatase RPAP2 homolog isoform X2 — encoded protein: MAKDQSISLKDGVYKLQLSLLEGISDESHLFAAGSLMTRSDYEDVVTERSITNLCGYPLCCNSLPSDRPRKGRFRISLKEHKVYDLQETYMYCSSSCAVNSQAFAKSLQDERCSVVNSEKLNEVLRLFGNTSLDSEGNLGKNGDLGLSGLKIQEKKEIKAGEVSLEQWIGPSNSIEGYVPQRDHSSNPSPSKNRKEGSKVNNTMSSGKKDFHISEMDFMSSIITEDEYSVSKMPSGSTETASNTKFKEPKEKMSYMDLDGQLSTLENPPALAKNGSEWKSSGSIGEKSKIIKKDDPGIQEVPSASNPCQTSFNSSTAEAEEEVQAEKVAKSSKIIIKSSLKPSGAKKLSRSVTWADEKVDGTGSGNLCEFSDGENKESHEMLGSTDVGDNDDMLRFASAEAVAMALSEAAEAVASGEFDVTDAVSEAGIIILPHSHDADEGELMEDGDLLEPEPAPLKWPTKPGIPQSDFFDLEDSLYDPPPEGFGLSLSPFATMWMALFAWITSSSLAYIYGRDESLHEEYLSVNGREYPCKITLADGRSTEIKQTLAGCLARALPGLSADLRLPTPISTLEQGMD